The Crassostrea angulata isolate pt1a10 chromosome 1, ASM2561291v2, whole genome shotgun sequence nucleotide sequence tgtcaggccagcagtggtagtctcgctagtggaagactccgtgctgcctactgtggtggtggttgcgtctggcacagtagttgaagaagtgagtccagaggtggatgtgctagcctcacttgtagtactttcagctgttgttgttgtggtgtCTGCAGCTGTTGtccttgtggcctcagtagcgcttgtggtactgctttgtgcaccggtggttgtcaggccatcagtggtagtctcgctagtggaagactccgtgctgcctactgtggtggtggttgcgtctggcacagtagttgaagaagtgagtccagacgtggatgtgctagcctcacttgtagtactttcagctgttgttgttgtggtatctgcagctgttgtgcttgtggcctcattagcgctcgtggtacttgcttcagttgtggtactgctttgtgcaccggtgattgtcaggccagcagtggtagtctcgctagtggaagactccgtgctgcctactgtggtggtggttgcgtctggcacagtagttgaagaagtgagtccagaggtggatgtgctagcctcacttgtagtactttcagctgttgttgttgtggtatctgcagctgttgtgcttgtggcctcattagcgctcgtggtacttgcttcagttgtggtactgctttgtgcaccggtggttgtcaggccagcagtggtagtctcgctagtggaagactccgtgctgcctactgtggtggtggttgcgtctggcacattagttgaagaagtgagtccagaggtggatgtgctagcctcacttgtagtactttcagctgttgttgttgtggtatctgcagctgttgtgcttgtggcctcattAGAGCTCatggtacttgcttcagttgtggtactgctttgtgcaccggtgattgtcaggccagcagtggtagtctcgctagtggaagactccgtgctgcctactgtggtggtggttgcgtctggcacagtagttgaagaagtgagtccagacgtggatgtgctagcctcacttgtagtagtttcagctgttgttgttgtggtatctggagctgttgtgcttgtggcctcagtagcgctcgtggtacttgcttcagttgtagtactgctttgtgcaccggtggttgtcaggccagcagtggtagtctcgctagtggaagactccgtgctgcctactgtggtggtggttgcgtctggcacagtagttgaagaagtgagtccagaggtggatgtgctagcctcacttgtagtactttcagctgttgttgttgtggtatctggagctgttgtgcttgtggcctcagtagcgctcgtggtacttgcttcagttgtggtactgctttgtgcaccggtggttgtcaggccagcagtggtagtctcgctagtggaagactccgtgctgcctactgtggtggtggttgcgtctggcacagtagttgaagaagtgagtccagaggtggatgtgcaagcctcacttgtagtactttcagctgttgttgttgtggtatctgcagctgttgtgcttgtggcctcagtagcgctcgtggtactgctttgtgcaccggtggttgtcaggccagcagtggtagtctcgctagtggaagactccgtgctgcctactgtggtggtggttgcgtctggcacagtagttgaagaagtgagtccagaggtggatgtgctagcctcacttgtagtactttcagctgttgttgttgtggtatctgcagctgttgtgcttgtggcctcagtagcgctcgt carries:
- the LOC128193136 gene encoding mucin-5AC-like, producing MPDAITTTVSSTESSTKETTTAGLTTTGAQSSTATEARTTNATEATSITDAVATTTTAETTASGDSTPTSGLTSSTSVTDATTTTVGSTESTTTVGSTESSTSETTTAGLTTTGAQSSTTTEASTTSATEATSTTAPDTTTTTAESTTSEASTSTSGLTSSTTVPDATTTTVGSTESSTSETTTAGLTTTGAQSSTTTEASTTSATEATSTTAPDTTTTTAETTTSEASTSTSGLTSSTTVPDATTTTVGSTESSTSETTTAGLTITGAQSSTTTEASTMSSNEATSTTAADTTTTTAESTTSEASTSTSGLTSSTNVPDATTTTVGSTESSTSETTTAGLTTTGAQSSTTTEASTTSANEATSTTAADTTTTTAESTTSEASTSTSGLTSSTTVRNNHHRKQHGVFH